Proteins from one Mycobacterium sp. SMC-2 genomic window:
- a CDS encoding DUF4226 domain-containing protein, whose translation MTGWTDVALSQVLGGVSEVLGSPFPQSPAPGGPMPLDPAPTAPVSSRDQLTKLDRAKLTYMGINPDTAPMPEINRALGRDQPAAPPAPPPPPGSPAPTTPAGTPPPPGLSGAGAEAAKRLDEALAKNHSALNDADDKLADALLKASSSSADGRQRLQGLQQDIIDQVTKLGSSLDTATGQQQLAEFLQGKTDDILNVLKNAGLDSDSQARVLDGLSARYQALQDKKPGDDPHTEGAAGDGTGSPDTPGTALGGADSPAGTGDGTGNGNDPLLDGLASDPLMSRLGMMAGPAMGALGSLPGALGSAIPSLGGGGGGGLGDLGSAIGGALRDGGHDPDLASHEHADPLKDPSGSHTSDDKTQDGTQPAALHDPGDKGDKGDKAGTENAGSGSTPPPSAPAAPGQMPAPSTQVQLPDQSVRTAANGALAQAGRAVLSGDSIDDAYAAAKLQLPPLGSPVSSPMAPSRLQFGDVGQYTDHRVMALDKDHVWLNDQVTPIDQLETGPNFLGWTHVSAPTATTVTAAATAPAPAVAPAPAPRTT comes from the coding sequence ATGACGGGCTGGACCGATGTAGCGCTGTCCCAGGTGCTCGGCGGAGTATCCGAGGTATTGGGGTCACCTTTCCCTCAAAGCCCGGCGCCTGGCGGCCCGATGCCACTAGACCCGGCCCCAACGGCTCCGGTCAGCTCACGCGATCAGCTCACCAAGCTCGACCGGGCCAAGCTGACTTACATGGGTATTAACCCGGATACGGCTCCGATGCCCGAAATCAACAGGGCACTTGGCCGCGATCAACCCGCAGCGCCTCCTGCGCCGCCGCCCCCTCCGGGGTCCCCGGCCCCCACGACCCCGGCCGGCACGCCACCGCCACCGGGACTGAGCGGGGCGGGGGCCGAAGCCGCCAAGCGTCTCGATGAGGCGCTGGCCAAGAATCATTCGGCGCTCAATGACGCTGATGACAAACTGGCTGACGCGCTGCTTAAAGCGTCGAGCTCTAGCGCGGATGGCCGTCAGCGGCTGCAAGGCCTGCAGCAGGACATCATCGACCAGGTCACCAAGTTAGGGTCGTCGCTGGATACTGCGACCGGCCAGCAGCAGCTGGCAGAGTTTTTGCAGGGCAAAACCGACGACATCCTCAACGTTCTGAAAAATGCTGGGCTGGACTCGGATTCACAAGCGCGGGTGCTAGACGGCCTCTCGGCGCGCTATCAGGCGTTGCAAGACAAGAAACCTGGCGATGACCCACACACCGAGGGTGCGGCCGGCGACGGCACTGGCAGCCCGGATACACCCGGCACCGCACTGGGCGGCGCGGATTCTCCCGCCGGGACCGGCGACGGTACTGGCAACGGCAATGACCCACTACTGGACGGGCTGGCATCCGACCCGTTGATGTCGCGGTTGGGCATGATGGCAGGACCTGCGATGGGCGCTCTTGGCTCGCTGCCAGGTGCGCTCGGTTCAGCGATTCCCTCGCTCGGCGGTGGCGGTGGCGGCGGGCTGGGAGATTTAGGTTCCGCGATCGGTGGGGCGCTACGAGATGGCGGCCACGATCCGGACCTGGCCTCCCATGAGCACGCCGATCCGTTAAAAGACCCGTCCGGGTCGCACACCAGTGACGACAAAACTCAAGATGGTACGCAGCCAGCCGCACTGCACGACCCAGGCGACAAAGGTGACAAAGGGGACAAGGCGGGCACAGAAAACGCTGGCAGTGGCTCCACACCGCCGCCGTCAGCGCCGGCAGCGCCCGGTCAGATGCCAGCACCCTCGACTCAGGTCCAGTTGCCCGACCAATCGGTGCGAACCGCGGCCAATGGCGCACTCGCGCAGGCCGGACGTGCAGTGCTCTCAGGAGACAGCATCGATGACGCCTATGCCGCGGCCAAACTTCAGTTGCCGCCGCTGGGTTCGCCGGTGAGTTCACCCATGGCTCCCTCGCGGCTGCAGTTCGGCGATGTGGGCCAATACACCGACCATCGAGTCATGGCCCTGGACAAAGACCATGTTTGGCTTAATGACCAAGTCACGCCGATCGACCAACTCGAGACCGGCCCGAATTTCTTGGGATGGACGCACGTGTCGGCCCCGACAGCGACAACGGTGACCGCGGCGGCCACCGCGCCGGCGCCGGCAGTGGCGCCCGCACCGGCGCCGCGGACAACTTGA
- a CDS encoding helicase: MPSGSKARIRANIAAVELLRALQDAQRPATPAEQRVLATWSGWGAVPQVFDPRASELVAERDTLAELLDRDQYRQAEASILNAHYTDPAIAAVVWEALGRAGFTGGRVLEPGCGAGTFIAHALDEAVMVGVESDATTAAIAALLYPSAQIRHEGFESTRVPENSFAAAVGNVPFGRYAVTDPAHNPARHSIHNHFIVKSLALTAPGGYVAVLTSRYTLDAAKTAARRDISAKADLIGALRLPSKAFTRVAGTEVVTDLLILRRRDPRTPAPDELPDWINTEAIELTDPDTGAGETLHINSHFVANPHNVLGQMRAGRGLNGSHQLVVRGTSGIELAEQLRDRLHVLIDSAMKHGLGLTATPAELTDVAADAFDPGLITAADRGEDTPLYTLRYSEANRGIEYWAGHQWEPHRTPKTLLAETRELIGLRDVAVSLIASQRDGRPAIERDQLRGHLNTLYDNYVRRHGPLNRFTWVYPTVTQERHDQRLAAAETAWRAAEGTPERPYTGPVPDDVAVQWDTEASEAPAPYKKRRHLDGGMRHDPGWALVASLEIFDEDTGTAQKSAIFSTDLLTPPLERASADTPEEALAMCLDRTQRVDVDLIANLLEVEVDDVRDLIAGLVYPSLDDPDELVPAVSALSGNVRTKLARALDAAETNPIYNDYAAALQQVLPPQREAQDIKVRPGAPWIPAQVVAAFAEKTFDATGVVAEHLGGRWVVDVASYKRHGRLMTDEWGTDRRGCDAVSLLEAACNSKAVLVNNDDGVLDPQATFAAQAKMAKISEEFTRWLWSDDARRDTLVAEYNRRFNSLRAPAYDGSHMRFPGMSDHFTPHFYQRNAAARIVSEPTVLLDHVVGAGKTGSMVAGALELRRLGLVRQPWLVVPNAITEQVGREAQQWYPAARILLGSAATTADGRRRFIAQTASSDWDLVVIPQSAFTAINVSTDMRVDYIENQLDTLREQLQSAEADRSKKRIELAIKSAKARLEKLLAANAKDTGLRFEESGCDYLMIDEADTYKNLGRTCNIEELSCPNASQRAEDLALKLTVLRQRRRDEALAKGIPAHRVVERVATFATGTPISNSLGELWVMQTYLRPDLLEQAGVADLGDWGAAFTATTTSIEVNATGTKLRPVTRVGKFTNLPALLALSSVYTAVVTRDQVPVELPPLRSGQRQIISLHPDIEVVDFITDLGYRLDHLDSRNPRRDNPLKVSNDGRNVSLDPRLAHLPKPRHSRACAVAEAAMRVHHRHAHRAYTHPDTGAPAGTGALQIMFCDRGTPSKDPAQFTIYQAIKDELVARGMPAAAIRFVHEAKDLQEIKTLFARCIRGDVSVLIGSTEKIGAGVNVQARAAALHHVDVPWRPRDLEQREGRIQRQGNQNLDGVDIFIYVTEGSYDTVMWQKVQAKTLFIEQMRRNEVLDIEIDDLSGGDIGTAAAETKAIATGDPRYIHQVELDDTVKRLTALQRAHSQSVRNRDWQVSVLERAIPNKQRAIDELTPVATAAAAHASAGGPPRLTVADTIYTERVPASYALAAACRRAYAAGKDRGAGRFEPIGATIYGIDILAACDLTHDQLLLRLAVPSRTAEIDGLEVLSTGAGLGSDVNGPKQLGLLRRVENLYTGLPEHHARLQHERDRDQAALDDFVANPPAPFEHADELATKDAELKALTLELRMAAQSPEAKAKAAAAEQRMAARGRKPGWSLLLNPTPALVEELGYPSADALRKIVRARERLGLEQHDHQQGLAGPEHDF; the protein is encoded by the coding sequence CTGCTCTACCCATCGGCTCAGATCCGCCACGAAGGTTTCGAATCCACTCGCGTCCCCGAGAACAGCTTCGCCGCCGCCGTCGGCAACGTCCCCTTCGGCCGCTACGCGGTCACCGACCCCGCCCACAACCCCGCACGTCACTCCATCCATAACCACTTCATCGTTAAGTCCCTCGCGCTGACTGCCCCTGGTGGATACGTGGCTGTGCTGACCAGCCGCTACACCCTGGATGCAGCGAAAACGGCTGCCCGGCGTGATATTTCGGCCAAAGCCGACCTCATCGGCGCGCTCCGGCTCCCGTCGAAGGCGTTTACGCGGGTGGCCGGCACCGAGGTCGTCACCGACCTGCTCATCCTGCGCCGCCGCGATCCCCGAACGCCTGCCCCCGACGAACTGCCCGACTGGATCAACACCGAAGCCATCGAGCTCACCGACCCCGACACCGGCGCCGGCGAAACCCTGCACATCAACTCCCATTTCGTCGCCAACCCCCACAACGTGCTCGGCCAGATGCGCGCGGGCCGCGGACTCAACGGCTCCCACCAACTCGTTGTGCGCGGCACCAGCGGCATCGAGCTCGCCGAGCAGCTGCGCGACCGGCTACACGTGCTCATCGACTCGGCCATGAAGCACGGGCTCGGATTAACCGCCACGCCGGCTGAACTCACCGACGTCGCCGCAGACGCCTTCGACCCCGGCCTGATCACCGCCGCCGACCGCGGTGAGGACACCCCGCTCTACACATTGCGCTACAGCGAGGCCAACCGCGGCATCGAGTACTGGGCCGGACACCAATGGGAACCCCACAGAACCCCGAAAACGCTGCTAGCAGAAACCCGTGAACTCATCGGCCTGCGCGACGTCGCCGTCAGCCTGATCGCCTCCCAACGCGACGGCCGGCCCGCCATCGAGCGCGACCAGCTCCGCGGACACCTCAACACCCTCTACGACAACTACGTGCGCCGCCATGGCCCACTCAACCGGTTTACCTGGGTCTATCCCACCGTCACCCAAGAACGCCACGATCAGCGCTTGGCCGCCGCCGAAACCGCCTGGCGCGCCGCCGAAGGCACCCCCGAGCGCCCCTACACCGGGCCCGTGCCCGACGACGTCGCCGTGCAATGGGACACCGAGGCCTCCGAAGCGCCGGCGCCTTACAAGAAGCGGCGTCACCTCGACGGCGGAATGCGTCACGACCCCGGATGGGCACTGGTCGCCTCATTGGAAATCTTCGACGAAGACACCGGCACCGCCCAGAAGTCGGCCATCTTTTCCACCGACCTGCTTACCCCGCCGCTGGAGCGCGCCAGCGCCGACACCCCCGAAGAAGCGTTGGCGATGTGCCTGGACCGCACCCAGCGCGTCGACGTCGACCTAATCGCCAACCTGCTAGAAGTCGAAGTCGACGACGTCCGTGACCTGATCGCCGGACTGGTCTATCCCAGCCTCGATGACCCCGACGAACTCGTCCCCGCCGTGAGTGCCCTGTCAGGCAACGTGCGCACCAAACTCGCCCGCGCACTCGATGCGGCAGAAACCAATCCGATCTACAACGACTACGCCGCCGCCCTGCAACAGGTGCTGCCGCCCCAGCGTGAAGCCCAAGACATCAAAGTGCGCCCGGGGGCCCCCTGGATCCCGGCCCAAGTCGTCGCCGCCTTCGCCGAGAAAACGTTCGATGCCACCGGTGTGGTCGCCGAACACCTCGGCGGGCGCTGGGTCGTCGACGTTGCCTCCTACAAACGCCACGGCCGGCTGATGACCGACGAATGGGGAACCGACCGACGCGGCTGCGACGCGGTTAGCCTGCTCGAGGCCGCCTGCAACTCCAAAGCCGTCCTCGTCAACAACGACGACGGTGTCCTCGACCCGCAGGCCACTTTCGCCGCCCAGGCCAAAATGGCCAAAATCAGCGAGGAATTCACCCGCTGGCTGTGGTCTGACGACGCCCGCCGCGACACCCTGGTCGCCGAGTACAACCGGCGCTTCAACTCGCTGCGCGCGCCTGCCTACGACGGCTCACACATGCGGTTTCCCGGCATGTCGGACCACTTCACGCCGCACTTCTACCAGCGCAATGCCGCCGCGCGAATCGTCTCCGAGCCCACCGTTCTCTTGGATCATGTTGTCGGAGCGGGCAAGACAGGAAGCATGGTCGCTGGTGCGCTGGAACTGCGGCGGCTGGGGTTGGTGCGCCAACCCTGGCTCGTGGTACCCAACGCGATCACCGAACAAGTTGGCCGCGAAGCCCAACAGTGGTATCCGGCCGCCAGGATTCTGCTCGGCTCAGCGGCCACCACCGCTGATGGACGGCGCCGCTTCATCGCCCAAACCGCCTCAAGCGATTGGGATCTCGTTGTCATCCCGCAGTCGGCGTTCACCGCGATCAACGTCTCCACGGACATGCGCGTCGACTACATCGAAAACCAGCTCGACACCTTGCGCGAACAACTCCAATCCGCCGAAGCCGACCGCAGCAAAAAGCGCATCGAACTGGCCATCAAAAGCGCCAAGGCGCGGCTAGAAAAACTGTTGGCAGCCAACGCCAAAGACACTGGCTTGCGGTTTGAGGAATCCGGTTGCGACTACCTGATGATCGACGAGGCCGACACATACAAGAACTTGGGCCGCACCTGCAACATTGAAGAATTATCGTGCCCCAACGCATCGCAACGCGCCGAGGACCTCGCCCTCAAACTCACCGTGTTGCGCCAGCGGCGCCGCGACGAGGCGCTGGCCAAAGGCATTCCCGCGCACCGGGTCGTCGAACGGGTCGCCACCTTCGCCACCGGCACACCGATCAGCAACTCATTAGGCGAGCTATGGGTCATGCAGACCTACTTGCGGCCCGACCTTTTAGAGCAAGCCGGGGTCGCTGACCTGGGGGACTGGGGTGCCGCGTTTACCGCGACCACCACCAGCATCGAGGTCAACGCCACAGGCACCAAGCTGCGGCCCGTCACGCGAGTAGGAAAGTTCACCAACTTGCCCGCACTGCTGGCCCTGTCCTCGGTCTACACCGCCGTCGTGACCCGCGACCAAGTCCCCGTCGAGCTGCCGCCGCTTCGCAGCGGGCAACGCCAAATCATCAGCTTGCACCCCGACATCGAAGTCGTCGACTTCATTACCGACTTGGGCTACCGCCTCGATCATCTCGACTCACGCAATCCCCGACGCGACAACCCACTCAAAGTCAGCAACGACGGGCGCAACGTGTCGTTGGATCCACGGTTGGCCCACTTGCCCAAACCGCGACACAGCCGCGCCTGCGCAGTCGCCGAGGCAGCCATGCGCGTCCATCACCGTCACGCGCATCGCGCCTACACTCATCCCGACACCGGCGCGCCGGCTGGTACTGGGGCACTGCAGATCATGTTCTGCGACCGTGGCACCCCATCCAAAGACCCCGCCCAGTTCACCATCTACCAGGCGATCAAAGACGAACTCGTGGCGCGCGGCATGCCCGCAGCCGCGATCCGCTTCGTCCACGAGGCGAAAGATCTTCAAGAGATCAAAACGCTTTTCGCCCGGTGCATTAGGGGAGACGTCTCAGTGCTGATCGGTAGCACCGAGAAAATCGGCGCCGGGGTCAACGTGCAAGCCCGAGCCGCCGCGCTGCATCACGTCGACGTGCCATGGCGCCCGCGCGACCTAGAACAACGCGAAGGCCGCATTCAGCGCCAAGGCAACCAAAACCTTGACGGCGTCGACATCTTCATCTACGTCACTGAAGGCTCCTACGACACCGTCATGTGGCAAAAAGTCCAAGCCAAAACGCTGTTCATCGAACAGATGCGCCGCAACGAGGTCCTCGATATCGAGATCGACGACCTTTCCGGCGGTGACATCGGGACGGCCGCCGCAGAAACCAAGGCCATCGCCACCGGCGACCCGCGTTACATACACCAAGTTGAACTCGACGACACCGTTAAGCGCCTCACCGCCCTGCAGCGCGCACACAGTCAATCGGTGCGCAACCGCGACTGGCAAGTCAGTGTGCTCGAGCGCGCGATTCCCAACAAACAACGCGCCATCGACGAGCTCACCCCAGTCGCCACGGCAGCCGCCGCGCATGCCTCCGCCGGCGGGCCACCACGGCTGACCGTCGCAGACACCATCTACACCGAGCGTGTCCCCGCCTCCTACGCACTGGCTGCGGCCTGCCGGCGCGCCTACGCCGCCGGCAAAGACCGCGGCGCCGGCCGCTTCGAACCCATCGGCGCCACCATCTACGGCATCGACATTCTGGCCGCCTGCGACCTCACCCACGACCAATTGCTACTCCGACTAGCCGTGCCGTCGCGCACGGCAGAAATCGACGGCCTTGAAGTGTTATCCACCGGCGCAGGTCTGGGCTCCGACGTCAACGGCCCCAAACAACTCGGACTGCTGCGCCGCGTGGAAAACCTCTATACCGGCCTACCCGAACACCACGCACGACTGCAGCACGAACGCGACCGCGACCAGGCCGCCCTCGACGACTTTGTAGCCAACCCCCCAGCACCGTTCGAACACGCCGACGAACTGGCCACAAAAGACGCAGAACTTAAAGCCCTCACCCTCGAGCTGCGCATGGCCGCCCAAAGCCCCGAAGCCAAAGCCAAAGCCGCCGCGGCCGAACAACGCATGGCCGCCCGCGGCCGCAAACCCGGATGGAGCCTGCTCCTGAACCCCACACCGGCTCTGGTCGAAGAACTCGGCTACCCCAGCGCCGATGCCCTACGCAAAATTGTCCGCGCCCGAGAACGCCTTGGCCTCGAACAACACGACCACCAGCAAGGCCTCGCCGGTCCCGAGCACGACTTCTGA